From Schizosaccharomyces pombe strain 972h- genome assembly, chromosome: II, the proteins below share one genomic window:
- the nak1 gene encoding PAK-like kinase Nak1, translating into MENNTASSPYTKLELVGRGSYGAVYRGICNLTKETVAIKILNLDTDEDEVSDIQKEVAVLSELKQSDVENIIKYHGSYLVGTNLWIIMDYCHGGSVRTLMEAGPISEPCISLILRETLQALKFIHHAGIIHRDIKAANILVSMSGNVKLCDFGVAAELNINRRKRITFIGTPYWMAPEVIRDGQEYNVMADIWSLGITAYEIATGSPPHAKEDPFRAVYLIAHTAPPRLNGNFSALLKEFIASCLQDVPQRRLDSSELLKSKFIKQYSRMSISELTNVVKRYDTWQAAGGIPQTLLLGEEADDGSDPDQETSDTAASDDGWEFGTIKQGQSNVSSITGTSTSTTTAATSSTTVTGTVIPKSSTVHEPPSSNDSHPLLQLFKDSKISDDDSPSNAEGASTEDSKGEVSYSQIELPSLDSSNLSSKKSTIQSKHTKQAEDYDLFVGRTRSNSKTSSDQSIKRPLPRVVQRQKTSLGKRGISMSPMKPGLRMPSSFDLQSRSISMGAFEQLSTPLEAPAHKHSAVLQPLEVNRSISIPPPKSISPSILHKPSLESASSTPKISSCSSTPKPFNSKLRAHLPPLSIGSPAVQPLANDNYDSLGVRGLNMELFNDYPGNMHNIKSVLSLEIDIVLGEMDACLKSLECNLLNRKAYNE; encoded by the exons atggaaaataaCACTGCTTCTTCGCCGTACACAAAATTAGAATTGGTGGGACGCGGTTCGTACGGCGCAGTCTATAGAGG AATTTGCAATTTAACGAAAGAGACTGTTGCCATCAAGATTCTTAATTTGGATACCGATGAGGATGAAGTCTCTGATATTCAGAAAGAAGTCGCTGTTCTTAGTGAATTGAAACAGTCCGATGTCGAAAACATTATAAAGTATCATGGCTCTTATTTGGTAGGTACTAATTTATGGATTATAATGGATTATTGTCATGGAGGTAGCGTGCGTACTTTGATGGAGGCTGGTCCCATTAGTGAACCATGCATATCTTTGATCCTTAGAGAGACCTTACAGgcattaaaatttattcatcaTGCAGGTATCATCCATCGTGATATAAAAGCTGCCAACATCCTAGTTTCCATGTCTGGAAATGTCAAGCTATGTGACTTTGGCGTTGCTGCCGAACTAAACATCAATCGCCGAAAGCGAATCACGTTTATTGGAACGCCTTATTGGATGGCACCAGAAGTTATTCGAGATGGTCAGGAATATAATGTTATG GCTGACATTTGGTCGCTCGGAATCACTGCATATGAAATTGCTACTGGATCTCCACCTCATGCCAAAGAGGATCCTTTTCGTGCCGTTTACCTAATCGCTCACACCGCACCCCCTAGACTCAATGGAAATTTTAGTGctcttttaaaagaattcatTGCCTCTTGTTTGCAGGATGTCCCTCAGAGGAGATTAGATTCTTCCgaacttttgaaatcaaaatttatcaaacaATATTCTCGCATGTCTATTTCTGAACTTACCAATGTTGTAAAACGCTATGACACTTGGCAGGCTGCTGGCGGCATACCCCAAACGCTACTCTTGGGTGAAGAAGCCGATGATGGAAGCGACCCTGATCAGGAAACCTCCGACACCGCTGCTTCTGATGATGGTTGGGAATTTGGCACTATTAAACAAGGTCAAAGTAACGTTTCATCCATCACTGGCACTTCCACCTCCACTACTACCGCTGCTACTTCCTCCACTACTGTAACTGGAACTGTAATTCCAAAATCTTCCACAGTGCATGAACCCCCTTCATCTAATGATTCCCATCCGTTATTACAACTTTTTAAGGATTCAAAGATTTCGGATGATGATTCTCCCAGTAACGCTGAAGGAGCTTCTACTGAGGATTCCAAAGGTGAAGTATCTTATTCTCAAATCGAATTACCTAGCTTAGATTCCTCAAATCTATCctccaaaaaatcaacCATTCAATCGAAACACACTAAGCAAGCTGAAGATTACGATTTGTTTGTAGGTCGCACACGCTCAAATTCCAAAACCTCATCGGATCAAAGTATCAAACGACCCCTGCCTCGAGTTGTGCAACGTCAAAAAACTTCTCTTGGAAAACGAGGAATATCCATGTCACCAATGAAGCCGGGTCTTCGTATGCCATCCTCATTCGACCTCCAATCTAGAAGTATATCGATGGGCGCATTTGAACAACTATCTACACCATTAGAAGCGCCAGCGCATAAACATTCGGCAGTGCTACAGCCATTAGAGGTTAATAGGTCAATTAGTATACCTCCTCCGAAATCGATTTCTCCCTCTATTTTGCATAAACCTAGTCTTGAATCCGCTAGTTCTACTCCTAAAATTTCCTCCTGTTCGTCCACTCCTAAGCCATTTAATTCGAAATTAAGAGCTCATTTACCCCCTTTATCCATTGGCTCACCGGCCGTTCAACCATTAGCAAATGATAATTACGATTCTCTGGGGGTTCGAGGTCTAAATATggaattatttaatgattatCCAGGTAATATGCACAATATAAAGTCTGTATTGAGCTTAGAAATAGACATCGTTTTGGGAGAAATGGACGCTTGTCTAAAGAGCTTGGAATGTAATCTTTTAAACAGAAAAGCATATAATGAATAA
- the rga5 gene encoding Rho-type GTPase-activating protein Rga5 yields the protein MTVVVGVLQIDDMGKKSSFASWWKQLRVKKSDDNKLFGLSLTRALEVSKVAIFLTRRDGEKVFYGYIPAVVAKCGFFLKQNATQVKGIFRVNGSSKRIQILQKAFSTGPDYGRSFDWEGYTVHDAANVFRRFINLMPEHVIPLEYYERFREPMTIPNLTDNERVEMYRRRIDELPIPNRQLLLYLLDLLSVFAMNSSKNLMTADNLAAIFQPGILSHPDHEVYSKDYQISQTALLFLINHQGSFIKTIPLSSLPPLVAAPTSPNTSSTLITQSAAPTPIASTSIRINSFNPRNGSIKRWRSFSRHSSATYSNSPSSNFSNMKSSEVDPGSPPRIKSRSYSLSRSSSMKLFHTLDRRRENRM from the coding sequence ATGACTGTTGTCGTAGGAGTCCTACAGATTGACGATATGGGGAAAAAGTCATCATTCGCTAGCTGGTGGAAGCAATTGCGGGTTAAAAAGTCAGATGACAATAAATTGTTTGGTCTGAGCCTTACAAGGGCTTTGGAAGTATCGAAGGTCGCTATCTTTCTGACACGCCGAGACGGTGAGAAAGTATTTTATGGCTACATTCCCGCTGTCGTTGCTAAGTGCGGGTTTTTTCTTAAACAAAATGCTACCCAAGTAAAGGGAATTTTTCGCGTTAATGGTTCTTCCAAACGAATCCAAATTCTCCAAAAAGCTTTCAGTACAGGCCCGGATTATGGCCGAAGTTTTGATTGGGAAGGATACACAGTTCATGATGCTGCCAATGTTTTTCGGAGATTCATCAATCTAATGCCAGAGCATGTGATTCCTTTGGAGTATTATGAAAGGTTTCGTGAACCCATGACAATTCCCAATCTTACAGACAATGAGCGAGTGGAAATGTATCGTCGACGCATTGATGAATTACCGATTCCAAATCGCCAgcttttactttatttactGGACTTACTTTCCGTTTTTGCGATGAACTCGTCGAAGAACCTGATGACTGCTGATAATTTGGCTGCTATTTTCCAACCTGGAATTCTATCTCATCCTGATCACGAGGTTTACTCAAAAGATTATCAAATATCGCAAACGGCTCTTTTGTTCCTTATCAATCATCAAGGAAGCTTTATCAAAACCATTCCTTTGTCTTCACTACCTCCTCTGGTAGCTGCGCCTACTTCTCCAAATACTTCTTCTACTTTAATTACGCAATCTGCTGCACCTACTCCTATAGCCTCGACATCCATTAGgattaattcttttaatccAAGAAATGGATCCATTAAGCGTTGGCGCTCTTTTAGTCGTCATTCTAGTGCCACTTATTCCAATAGTCCGagttcaaatttttcaaacatgAAAAGCTCCGAGGTGGATCCTGGTTCACCCCCAAGAATCAAATCTCGTTCGTATTCATTGTCTAGAAGCTCATCTATGAAGCTTTTCCATACACTTGATCGCCGGAGGGAAAATCGTATGTAA